In the genome of Streptomyces lydicus, the window CCGCACCCTCGACCCGCGGCACCCCGCCCACGCCGCGTTCCTGCAGGAGTGCACCGCCCTGCTGCGCGGCGCCGGTTACACCACCTTCGACGGCACCGCGCCCCGGGCCTCGGAGGCGCTGCACGCCGCCGTCGCCGCCCCGTACGCGCATGCCACCGCGCCGTTGCGGCGGCTGGCCGACCGCTACGCCTCCGAGCTGTGCCTGGCCGCTTCGGCCGGCGCCGAACCGCCCGGCTGGGTACGCAGCGCGCTGCCCGCCCTGCCCCGCGAGATGGAGACCGGTGCCCGGCGCGCCAACCTGGTGGAGCGCTCCTGCGTCGACCTGGTGGAAGCGGCGCTGCTCCGGGACCGGGTCGGCGAGATCTTCGAGGCGCTGGTCGTCGACATCCAGGAGAAGGACCCCACCCACGGCACCGTCCACCTCTACGACCCGGCCGTCATCGGCAGCGTCGAAACCGCCCCGGAAGGCCCCGCGCTACCCCTGGGCCACCGCATCCCGGTCCGCCTCACCGAAGCCGAACCGGGCCACCACCCCGTCCGCTTCACCCCTGCCTGACGGCGGCCCCGCCCGTCCCCGCGGCCGTGCCCTCTCCCGTCTCCGGCGCCGTCCCCGTCGCCATGCCCCCTCCCGTTCCCGCCACCGCGCCCTCTCCCGACCCCAACGCCGTCCCCGCGTGCACCGTCGCCAGCTGCGCCCGCAGGGCCGTCACCGCCGCCCGCGCGTCATCGGCATGGAACCGCACCGTACGCACGGTCTCCTGCCGCCCCAGCAAACCGAAGGCCACGACCGGTTCGGACAGCTCGACGGTGACCGAGGTCTGATCGCCGACCACCAGCTCCACCACCTCCACCTCGCCGCTGTCCTTCTTCGGCTCTCTGACGAACCGGAGGTCGTAGCGCACGGAGGCGATCAGCTCCAGCGGGATCCGTATGTCACGGCGCGCACCGGCCCGTAGCCACAAGATCTCCACCCCCAGCACATGCGGCCGGGTGACCGCCGCCGCCTGCAGACCCAGCACCGCCAGCACCGTGTAGACGTCGAGGACCAGCATCACCGCGTGCGCCACCGGATGGTCCGCCAGCAGCACGCTGACCCCGACCGACTCCACCACACACACGAACGCCAGCCCGTACACGAACGCGGCCTGTGGCCCCGCATACGCCAGGGCCCGCTCACCCGGCGCCACCCCGATCCGCCGCCGCGCCACCCACGAGCCCAGGCTGGCCAGCCACCGCGCCTCGTAGGCGGCCAGCCGGCGCAGCGTGGCCACCCGGCTCACCGCGCACGCTCCGCGACGAGCCGGATCGCCCGGCGTACGGCCTGGGCCTGCGCGGGCGCGACATGCTCGTAGTACGCCGTCAGGAAGCTGTCGCCGGCCTCCGCGCCCGCCCCGGCTGCCTGCTCCCATTGCTCCCTGCCGGTCTGGGCGACCACCGCCGGCGGAATGCAGTCCGCCAGCGCCCGCGCGGCCGCTTCCACCCGCGGATCGTCCGCCGCGGCCTCCACCAGCGCGTCGAGCAGGCCGTACACCTCGTACATCTGCTGCATCGCCCCGGGCGCCGCGACCGCCTCCCCCAGCAGCTCCACCATCCGCTTGTTCCCCTCCGCCTCGCCCGTCGATTCGAGCAGCGCCAGCACCTCCCGTTCCTTCGCCGCCATCGCGGGCTCCGGCCCCGGGTGCGCGGCGGAAGCACGGGCCATCTCCGCGAAGAGCGCCGCCAGTTCGTCCGACACCGGCCCCTCCGCGGGCAGCCCGCCGTGCTGGTCCGCCTGCCGCCGCACCGCCGCCAGCCGGGCCCGCCGCGACCGGATCTCCTCCTCCTGGCGGGCCAGATCCGCGTCCAGCTCGGCCAGCACCTCGTGCAGCTCACGCCCCGCGTCATCGGCGAGGACGTCCCGCACCTCGTCCAGCCCCAGCCCCAACTCCGTCAGCCGGCGCACCCGGGCGAGCGCGACCGCGTCCCGCAGCCCGTACTCCCGGTAGCCGTTGGCGCGGCGTTCCGGCTCGGGCAGCAGCCCGAGGTGGTGGTAGTGGCGTACGGCACGGGTGCTGACGCCGATCAGACGTGCGAGCTCTCCGATTCTCATGTGCCCAGTACAAACGTTGCCGCTGCGACAAGGTCAAGACCCGGCCCCGGGGCCGGAACGAGGAAGCCCGGCGGGAAACGGGGAAGCCTGCGGAGAACGGGGAACTCTGGGGAAACGGGGAAGCCCGGCAGGAACAGGAGGGAAGCCCGGCGAGGACCGACGTTCCCTACGGGTAGCATGGTCACCACGGCGGACGAGCCGGCCGGACGGCCGCGTGGGGATCACCGATCCCCCCGAGGAACGTCCGGGCTCCACAGGGCAAGGTGGTGGGTAACGCCCACCCGGGGTGACCCGCGGGACAGTGCCACAGAAAACAGACCGCCGGAGGCTTCGGCCTCCGGTAAGGGTGAAACGGTGGTGTAAGAGACCACCAGCCTCCGAGGTGACTCGGAGGGCTAGGTAAACCCCACCTGGAGCAAGGTCAAGAGGAGGCATCTGCTGATGCCTCTGCGCGGACGACCGAGGGCTGCCCGCCCGAGTCCGCGGGTAGACCGCACGAGGCTGCCGGCAACGGCAGCCCTAGATGGATGGCCGTCTCCCCCCGGCCCGCAAGGACCGGAGGCGACAGAACCCGGCGTACAGGCCGACTCGTCCGCCCCCACGACCCCGACCAGGTGAACGCCCCGGCCGGGGCCGTTGCGCGGGGCGCTCGCCCTGACACTGCCCTGACACCGCCGGCTCCTCCAGCCGAAGCCGGCGGCGTAGCGTCTTCCCGCCCGATCCGCGATCGTATGCGGCATGGACTTCGACGAAACAGAGATGCGTGAAGCGGTCCGCGAGTTGGCCGGGGCCTTGGAGACGATGCTCAACCTGGTCAAAGCCGATGCGCTTCCCGCGACTCCCGAGGCTCACCGCCTCATGCGCGAGGCGATGGCCTTCCTCGACGAGTCGAGCGACCGGATCTCCGCCCCGGACAGGCCGGGTGAGGTCCTCGACCTCGCCAAGACCCTCAACGGACTGGTCACTTCGGCGCGGGAGCAGATCCTCGCCGACACCGTCGCCGCCTCGCCCGTGCCCGACCACCCGGACATCTGAACACTCCGCGCCGATCCTGGGGCGAACGGAGTCGGGCCGTTCTCCATGAGCCTTGCCCGGACGCAACTCCGCCTGCGCCAGGTGGCAGGAGTCCGTCTGGCGGCAGGAGTCCGGCCGAGCCGGATCAGCTGCCGGTGTCGATCTGTGAGGAGATCCGCGGCACCACGCCTCGTTCCCGTATCTGGTGGGAGTGCAGGAGGTAGCCGAGGTGCAGCCGGTTTCTTGCTCCCAGCCTTCGCATGAGGTCCGAGACATGACGCTGGCAGGTCCGTAAGGACATGCCCAGCCGGCGGGCGATGACCTTGTCCTCGAGGCCCTCTGTCAGCAGGTGGGCGATCGTGGTCTTGATGTCGTCGAGGACTTGGTCGGCGGTCGCCGGGTCGTACCGGCAGGGGAAGGGGATGGCTGTGCTCCAGGCCGGTTCGAATGCGGACCGCATGAAAGCGACCACGTGGGGATCCCGGACGATCAGTGCGCCGTGCCGGTCGTCGCGCAGAGAGGTCACCGCCACCTTGCCGTCGAAGAGGAGCAGCTTCATGAATCCGTCGCTGCGGGTGCGGACTTCGGCTCCCCGTCCGGTGACGTGGTGGACGAACTCCGCGGTCGCGGGGCTGAATCGCGCGGTGTGCTGGTAGAGGGTCCGCAGCCGCACGCCCCGGTCCAGTAACTCGTCGGTGCGCTCCAGCGATTCCGTGAGCGCTTCGGCGGGCCGCGCTCCGCCCGGCTGAGCGGTGATCACTTCTTCGGTGGCCTCGGCGGCGAGCTGGGTGAGGGCCCGGCGGACCGAGGGAAGATCCGGGATGATCTCCAGGGGGCTCGACCCGGCCTCGTGCAGCGTGGCGCTCTCGTAGACCTGCGAGAGTTCGGAGTACACCTCCCGGATGGCCTCCACCTCACGCTGACGACGGGTGAGTTCTCTGACGATCGGCCAGACGAACTGCACCCTGGCGCTTTCGGGCGAGAGAGCCCGCAGGGTGCCCTTCTCCCACGAGGACCTGCACAGCAGCCTGAGCGTCATCAGCTGGTCGATCGCCTGGTCCAGGCATTCGTGGGACATCCGCGTCCGCGTACGCGCCTCATGGGTCGGGATGCCTTCGGGGACCTCGGCCAGGAACCGGTACACAGCCCGGACTTCCTCACTCAGAACAGGCCATTCCCCTGTGGCATGAAGGCCGGATACCTCCACGTTGCACACTCCCGGTGTGTCTGAGCCGCGCGGCACATCGATACCTGGCACGCCGGAGGCCGACCCCCGGAGGCGCAGCACCCGGAAGCGGCCTCGACTACCCCATGGCTCATATTTTATGCCGAGTTAAGGAATTCTCCGTGTTGGCTTCGATGTTCGCCACAATTGGCCGGTTTCCGTTGAGCGGGTGTGGGGGCGGCCGGGCGTTCGGGGTGCTCCGGTCGGGGCGCTCCCGACCCTTGACGTATCTGCGCCAGACGCAGACACGACACCCCGTGCGTGTGTACGCACAGCCCGTTGTCACGCAGGCTCATTACGGTGCCGGTCCCCTGAAGACACGGAGTTGTCATGACGCTCACCGCACGATGTCCGGCCGTACCCGTACACCACGCCCTGACCAGCGGCCCGTCGGCTCTCGGCCTTGGCATGACCGCCGACCTCGGCTGGGGAGACTGAGCGTTCCTCCTCCCCGGCAACCGTCCGCTGACAGGAGTTCCGTCCGTGAACGCAAGGCGCTATTCGCTGACCCCGCAGATGGCCCAGTACGACGACTTCGTCGACCGCGGGGAGACCCGCTGGGTGCCCTATCTGATGTACTTCCACCGGGCGGATTACCGCTCCGGCGTGGTGAACACCGATCGTCTCGGATTCCGCGTCTCCCACGGCGCGACCGGCACCGCCTCCGTCGCCGACGCACCCGCCGACGGCACCGTCAACGTACTGGCGGGCAGCTCCACCGCATTCGGTGTGGGCACCACGAGCGACGCCGCCTCGATCCCGTCGCGGCTGTGGACCCGGCACGCGCCCTCCGCGCCCTGGCTGAACCTCGGTGCCCGCGGATACTGCTCCACGCAGGAGATGATGCTCTACCTGCTGCACCGCGAGATGCTGCCGCCGGTCGACCAGATCGTCATCCTCTCCGGGCTGAACAACCTGGCGCTGGCCGGCCTGCCCCGGGCCCTGCAGGGCGATTACGGGGCCTTCTTCTTCTCCGGCGAGTACTACCAGCAGATGGAGGAGCTGCGCTCGCGCCACCGCAAGGCCAAGCGCACCGGCCGGTTCGGGCGCGGCGAACGCCGGTCCGCCGAGCCGCCGCCGGCACCCGCCGACGAGCCGCCGTTGACGCTCGACGAACGGCTGACGACCGCCATCGAGCGCACGGCGCTCGACCTGGAGCGCTTCAGGCTGCTGGCCGGCACCTCCGGCACCCGGATCTCGTTCGCCCTGCAGCCGCTGGCCACCTGGGTGCGGGAGACCCCCTCGCCCGAGGAGGCCGAGCTCTTCCGTGAACTGGACGGCAAGCAGTCGACGTTCTGGCAGCTCTTCGGTGAGATCGCCCCCGCCGAGGTCGGCCGCCGTTACGCCGAGGGCATCGCGCAGGCGTGCGCCAAACACGACGTGGCGT includes:
- a CDS encoding MerR family transcriptional regulator, coding for MRIGELARLIGVSTRAVRHYHHLGLLPEPERRANGYREYGLRDAVALARVRRLTELGLGLDEVRDVLADDAGRELHEVLAELDADLARQEEEIRSRRARLAAVRRQADQHGGLPAEGPVSDELAALFAEMARASAAHPGPEPAMAAKEREVLALLESTGEAEGNKRMVELLGEAVAAPGAMQQMYEVYGLLDALVEAAADDPRVEAAARALADCIPPAVVAQTGREQWEQAAGAGAEAGDSFLTAYYEHVAPAQAQAVRRAIRLVAERAR
- a CDS encoding LuxR C-terminal-related transcriptional regulator; the encoded protein is MYRFLAEVPEGIPTHEARTRTRMSHECLDQAIDQLMTLRLLCRSSWEKGTLRALSPESARVQFVWPIVRELTRRQREVEAIREVYSELSQVYESATLHEAGSSPLEIIPDLPSVRRALTQLAAEATEEVITAQPGGARPAEALTESLERTDELLDRGVRLRTLYQHTARFSPATAEFVHHVTGRGAEVRTRSDGFMKLLLFDGKVAVTSLRDDRHGALIVRDPHVVAFMRSAFEPAWSTAIPFPCRYDPATADQVLDDIKTTIAHLLTEGLEDKVIARRLGMSLRTCQRHVSDLMRRLGARNRLHLGYLLHSHQIRERGVVPRISSQIDTGS
- a CDS encoding SGNH/GDSL hydrolase family protein, yielding MNARRYSLTPQMAQYDDFVDRGETRWVPYLMYFHRADYRSGVVNTDRLGFRVSHGATGTASVADAPADGTVNVLAGSSTAFGVGTTSDAASIPSRLWTRHAPSAPWLNLGARGYCSTQEMMLYLLHREMLPPVDQIVILSGLNNLALAGLPRALQGDYGAFFFSGEYYQQMEELRSRHRKAKRTGRFGRGERRSAEPPPAPADEPPLTLDERLTTAIERTALDLERFRLLAGTSGTRISFALQPLATWVRETPSPEEAELFRELDGKQSTFWQLFGEIAPAEVGRRYAEGIAQACAKHDVAFLDLNPLVADAADPGQWLFVDRAHFTDEGYDLVSGLLATGLGLS